The sequence agattttattaaaaactataaattaaaaacaaaataaaaatggaaatgtATTCGATTTCTTAATTATTCTGATGAAAAATGTTTAAAGTTTTTATATCGACGAGTTCTTACGAGTGGAATTAAGACTTATGATGATGCGcggtaattattaaaattattatcataAAAAATTGTACCTTCGCATGCTTTGCCGTtaggcacgggttatttctagtttctaaaacaaaaccaaaaaaaactttCTCCagtattattagtatttgaatggATATCTTCCTCTCACTTCTCATTCCCTACCGCACCAAAGATCcgaaaagaaaccctaatttacacgACATTCATGTCCAATGcttcacttttctttttcttcaaatgtgACCTGACATAGGTTCATGCTCTGTGTAAAATAATGTCATCGTAGTACAAAAGTTAGGCACATACATAGGGATGTACAAAAGTAGTATCCCAGTAATAATTCCCTTTAAAACTGACGTtcctgattttcttttctttggtaAATCTAGGCCATTCATATTACTGCTCACGTGTGACCCGACCCATAAAGTTGGACTTTGTTCATTCTTTCTTGAATTTTGTACTTGCCGGTTTCACGAGGCCGTACAAAACTTATACCCATAGCTAAAGTGGGACCCAATATGTTTTTAATCTGTGGGGCCCATATCCAATATCTGATTAGCAATTATATCGCACTTGATAAAAGATGAGAAACCAACCCTTGATTTGTCAAGATCAAATTCCACCCACAaattttgttgatgatgatgaccaATCACATAAGCTTCTAGCCCCAATAAATCCGAATTACCAAACGTCATACAGTACACGCTATCATTCCCTCTGACTTCACCCATTACCCGATACAATAACTTATCACCCGAAACAGTTATTTCGGCACCTCGAAATATCATGCTTACAGTTGGTAACGGTGGTAATTTCGTTCGACTTGACGGAACTCTAAAACACAAATCCATGGTTCCTTGAAATACAAAATTCGGTTCGTCTAAAACTCTTAAAACCCGTTTCGTTTGATACAGAAATTCTCTTCTTAATTCGGTATAAACAGGACCGAGTAAGAATGTGAACTGAGTTCCTGAATCAACCATAGTTTGACCAGCTCCAGTATGATCAGGAACAAAAACTGATTTCGGTAAAGGGAGTAGTTTATTCGAAACCCGTATTCCTTCCAGTTGAACAGTATAAGCTACCCGATCGAAATATGGTAGTCGAGATGAAATCCTTATTAACGGTGTGTAGTTCAACGGATACTTTGAAGCTCCACCATCACCCAGAAGTAAAACCCCAGTAGAATCTTTATTATCAGAAATACAATAAGAAAATTTCTGAAAGCCCATTTGAGAAACGAAAGATAAAGAACCCATATTCATACCTAGTAATCCAGTAGTTTTAGAATCTTCTTCAGAAGTACTACTACTGAAACTTAAATCCATGCAACCAAAAACCATACCTGGAATTCTTAAATTCTCGATGTTGAATGTTTCCAAAGCAAGATTACCTTCGCTAGACGATGCGTCGGCGTAGGATAAAATAACGTGGCAGAGTTTATGCATATCGCAGGAGGCTGGCGAAGAGAAGTCTCGGGTTTGATCCGTGCATGTAGTAGAAGAACAAGGGATCGATTTGTAAGAAGAAGAATGAGTAGGGAGAAATGTGGAATTATGAACGAAGGTTTTTTTGTTCTTGTTACAGTGAAGCCATGAAAGTTCACTGCCTGTGTCAATAACCATTGAAACTTTTTGTGGAGGGGTACCTACTGTTAATGTTACTGTTAGAGTAACATTGTGATGGAATGAAAATTTGCTTGGTGATGTTAGGAGGGACCCTACtgaatttattttggtttttaagggTAAAATAAGAtttaatgaagaaaatgaaaGATTGAAGTGGAAAAATACGATCAAAATcataagaagatgatgaaaagaagAAGTTGGCATGATGATCAAGAAGAATTTTAAGATGGGTAAAGTATGTATGTGGGTTTAAATAATTATATGAAAGAAAATTTTATGGTGGGTGTGTGAAAATGAAGTGATGATTGGAGTTGAAGTTAGAAAATGGAGTTGGTCTGAAGTATCAAGTGAAAGTGTCCAGCTCATTTGAGTTCCTCttctactctttttttttttttttgacgtcTTTTCCACTCTGAATTGTTACCAACTTTACGAGAAAGTGTTTATATTAGTTGAAAAGGAGAATTACTAGTTGAGATTCTGATAATGTCGAGTTTATCTACACATGCTTAAATGTTACTTCTCAGTCCTaaacaatgaaaataaaaatcgtTTCACAAAATACTTTTTCCCCTTTACAAGAGTAAGCACAATGGTATGCTATAATAAGTGTTATTGGGTTTAATGTGGCGATATTTATCTAAAAAATGGATCACATCTAATCCCCTTAAGTTAAGTGACGACCGTTTAAAAAATTACTTTACGGAAATTCAGTATTCACTTTTAGTTTTCACTCGTTTACTTTTACTATTTCTCCTTGCCCTTTTTCATTTATAAAAATTCATTTTTCTCTCTAAACACTTTTCCTAACTATACCAAATATTTATCTAGATCTAACGAATAAAATTTTGGAGAACAAAAAACGGAAATCGAGTTCCCGTCTATATAGGCTAGGCGATACCCCTCTCCCATAATTAGGTGCACTTTTGCTCGCATTTCGCTCGGCCTAGCTAATCTATCTGAACTGAAGTGATGTTCCTGAAtaacttctcaagatatatacgAACAATCTTAGTAATGTTTCCAAGTAACTTCTCAAAATATATGCAAACGTTCTCTTAATTCATATTGATTCTATTTATTGGTGTAGAATGGCAAATTTTAATAGGCTCAACCTCGTACGAACTATGCCAACTATCTTAATCTAGGTGCATACGAGTGACACCCAAAATCGCTCCCCACACCCCGAGTGTCGCATTTTTGAAAAGATATGAATTAAACATGTTTGTAAAACGCGTTGATAAAGCGAACCTCAACAACTCTATCATCAAAAGACGTGATAACTCCCACTCACATTGTAAACAGAGATTTGATTTGTAAACAGGGGCGTCTGGTTTGGTTTAGTTTAATCCAATCATTTTTGTAATTATGTTAatcctaagagcaaccacagtcatgactaAATTTGGGGACTATATCCAAATTTGGTCTCAAAATCATCCGTAATGGAACGGACTAAAGCTATATTTAGTccagataattagggtttgagaccaaatgtggtctCCAACCCAGACTAAAATCAGTTATAGTGGGACGGGATTATTGTGAGCGTATGAATCTAGACGGTTGTATAGTGAGCGCTTCACACCGGGCGTATGTATAAAGAGCGTATGAATGAGGCGTATTTATAAACACCGCCGGACCAAACGGAGATAAAACATACGTCCCATAGCATGCGTAATTAGAATGTACGTCCCAACGGGGCGCAGTTATAAAAAAACGCCTGGTTTGGGCGCATGTATTGTGAGCGCCTGTGTGTAGGCGTATCTTTAGTGTACGCCTGGTTTGGGCGCATGTATTATGAGCGCCTGTGTGAGACGTAACTTTAATGTACGTCTGTGTGACCAACGGGGAATCCATGCATAATGAGAATCATGTTATACGAACCTCATGGTAAACCACACATAATGACAACAGTGAATCCACACATAATCAGAACTTCATGTTATGCTCAAAACCTCATTAGGAGTTAACATGCAATCCACCACCGACCAAGACAGAATCCAGACGCATTTTCCATAAACGCCCCACTCAGACGGACTTTCCGTAAACGCCCCACTCAGACGGACTTTCCGTAACGCCCCACTCTCCGCCCAAAACATACGGACTTTCTATGTCCCCAAACCAAACGCACTTTATATCTCCGTATGTGTGAGACGCAATTTTCATCTCCGTCCCAATCAAGCGCGCATTATACCTCCGTTTCACTCAGACGCATATTATAAAGACGCTCCATCAAGAAACGTGAGTATAAGTTCCGTCTTTCATCAAGCGttcgtataagttacgcttcaccaaattttagTCTCTCCCATTGCGCTTGAACACTGAgaataccattttttttttggcttttagtctggcttttggtatttggtctgtctcatgactgtggttgctctaagcacCCAATAAGTATAGGTCGCTAAATGACCGACATACCCTTTTCGAACAATGTGATATTGAAGCGACAAAAAGTGGCAAACAGTACTGCTTGCGAGCTGAGCTAGCAGACTATGGAGGTCTACATGGAGTTCTTAAGAGCCTACCTTATCTTTAGGCCAATTGTTTTTGTCATCTACCATTTCATTCAGGTAGGGACTGGAGAGTGGAATGCATAAAATTAGGTTGTCAGCTTGTCATAtggatttcaaaaggaaaacGCTATTTGAAGCACCCCAATTTTTTCAACCACGGGTATTACATTTGTCCAAAACATGGCCTGCTGCTTCTCCAATCATCTAACATTGGGGTCGGCTAGTCGGTGTCATGGTCCAAAAGAAGCCAAACCAATTGCCTGAAAAATTTTGAAATCCCCAAGAGATAACTTTAGTTGTTGGAGTATTGTGGGGAAATCTGGTCAGGGATGGGGGTAAAGTGGTAAACAGTGTGAGATGGGAGTTGAATCTCAATGTAGTGACCCAGAAGTCCTGCTAGATAAATCTCCTTGGTTGCTCTGATTGAGAATAAAGAAAGATAGGAGTTGACATCCTATCAGTGTCATGCCACTAAGATGATTGATTAAAGTTAAAGCAATGAAGGACGGACAGATTGACTTCCCCAAACCTCCCATTAATCGAAGAACAAAACAGCAAAACACATTTTGTTTTGTTCCGTTTTATTTGGTTCAAGATTCAAGTTTTTATGGGAACCTTTTCTTCGTCGGGTTGTGTTAGTTTGCAATTTCCTTGGACTATTGTCTTTTCTCGATTGCTAATTAGACTACCGCCAATCGCGACTGTCTGACCGCAAGACGGAAGCATTTCCCAACTGTTGTTTTAGGTAGAAAGATTTTGCGTAGATTTTAATCATTTTACTATTATGCTAACCTGGTAGTTTTGATCACGCAGCAGCACTAAGCAAATTCCAATCTTACGATAAATTGAAAGTATGCGTACTAAATTTTTTGTCATCATAATAGGTTTTGGGTTAGGAGATGCAGGCTTTTCAGACATGGAAaacatttttcttatttttgtttgttgGAGTGGTCTTATCCTTCATGATTAAAAGAGCTCAAGAACAAGGTATTATATTTGACTTTCAAGTTAAGTATGATGGTTTGTTTATTAGCCAtctgcaatttgcagatgacatTTTCATTTTCCAGATATAGATGTTGAAAATATAAAATCTCAGATTAGTACTTCTCCCCTTTGAACCGTTTACTGGTCTAAAAATCAACTTTCCTAATGAGTCAAAATCTACATAGTTGGTTTTAATAATGAACTTTCTGTTTTCCCATCTATCTTAGGGTGTTATAGTGGTTTTTGCCCACTACTTATCTTGGTTCACCATTTGGTGATAAAAGTGAAGGCACTGCAAAATGGGATAAGATCATAGAATATTATTGTTAAGTTAGCTGGATGGAAGATCAAGGGTTGGTAAAATTATTGTATTACGTGTCTCTCTATAAAATGCCCAACTCAGTTTTAAAGAAGATTGAAAAAATTATGAAGGACTTTCATTGGCATGATGCCAAAGGTAAAAGGAAAATTCACTTGGTTAAATaaattgtgttagagcactgctcggtcgaactcgcaagggttactatctcaagcttgtttgtcaatgttagtgatcaaaactataagtcttgatttctagtctacttatagtgatgtctcagattaggatagattgtgtagttgagcattagacttcacgacgttcatcaattgaatacgaagaactactaaggcgagcttgtggaacttcatcaataaaaggtatgtggagactaaaactcatctatcacttggaaagtctatttctactctatctcctatattgagacataagtcgtattattatggttttcgattatgcacatttgagatttcgagctgagtttaactcgcttacatatttctcgaaatatgtgttggtaagctttcgcttcaaccaagttcatcttatattcttgacgaaagtcaaaagatgatcatgtgaaaatcgccgagtaacatattacatggttcgtgtgatacaatcatttggtgtagacttggaatgtttcgttttgattatttcaataacttgaaaattactttgatgctaataatgtgtgaaaacagctattgtcatcctctaagaaagtttcaatgattgaaatagagtttagaactattggattatgaacatagtatgcattcttgcatgtatgtgatccattaCCGGAACtagagtacgcatacccgtatgcgtacttgtagttgtgaaatttcgtgtaccaagtacacataccggtacgcatacttgcgtaaggtataggtccgggaatttctgctgggttttggaagtgtactaaggtatgcgtatccgttcgcatactggcaaacgcaaactcagaccggctacttaagtatgcatacccgttgcatacttgagtggttaaagttctaaaatcggtcatgaactaatacatttatatattaaggaatgcattctttgcaaaccatggctataatgttcatgaattgaatcgagtgaataaaaccgattttgcttcaattgtgttcttgtatacttctatgagaatataaaaattgaacaaatctttaactagtttcatttgagtcatttaaactagttatggttaagatgaataatgttgatatgagagtgttcataaagctaacctcggttaactattgttgagccaacatggtgcacacgtttaggtacggttacataaacctaaatgagggtatatttcatttgtgtataacaagctaagttcgatcgaactctagcaactgggaaacctaatccgcacatctcatgtgtgatactagtcgtataagctagagtcgattctcctttaaccttaggttttcacgaaaccctgtaggttaacgacttgaagacttcattgggattgtgaatccagacccaactattttctctgtagttgcttgttctgatcttgttgtttttatcgtattgaatactatcttctctaagatttgctcgagatttaatctctgagaggaaagataaaaagtagtcacaaacatcttcgtctcatcgtttgtgattccacagtatcttgtttcgctaaaatacgattaagattagtgtgaggtgattgataatactaggttgttcttcaggaatataagtccggtttatcaattggttcctgtgcaccttgatttatcaaaagacggaacaaaactcgtatatATTTTTGTgaaagacaaatttatctattccaatagacttttctatgtgagacaaatttgtttatcaagtcttcgactttgggtcgtagcaactcttgattgtgggtgagatcatataagggaatcaagtgcgtagtatcctattgggatcaaagacgtaaggagcacaactgtaccttgaatcagtgtgagattgattagggttcaactacattccagtccgaagttcatttgtAGCaagatagtgtatgtagcggcttaatatagtgtggtgttcaaagctggactaggtcccgaggtttttctacatttgcagttttcctcgttaacaaaattctggtgtctgtgttatttcttttccgcattatattttgttatataattgaaatatcacaggttatgcgttgaatcgatcaattgttaaatccaacctttggttgttgattgaaattgattgttccttaaacattggtctttggtaccgttcaagttatttctcttatattctaccgggctcgcaaattcctatttgttgattccggactgtctagttgattatctttaaagtatattagagtttgtctattcagattgccaaacgaaatattgggtgtggttgttagacccccgctttttcagattgcattATGTAGAAAGAAGAAGTATGGAGGTTTGGggattaaaaaccttaaaaaagtTAATCATGATCTCCTCACCAAATGGTCTTGGAGATATGTTGCTGAAGACAAAGCACTTTGGAGGTCAATTGTTTCCGAAAAATTTGGGTCTAGCGATGCAGTTTGGGCTTCAAAGAATTCCTACTTGTACCTATGGAAAATCAGTCTAGAGAGCTATCATGAAATATCAATCTACTTTATTGAAATATGTTAGGATCAAAGTCAAAAATGGTTTTTTTTGCAGGTTCCGGGATGAAAATTTTAATTTATGAGTCGCCAATTAAAACATGCTATCCAAATCTCTATGCTGTCTCTAGAGCCAAAAAGCTTTTCTTCTGCTgaaatgagatttttttttaggggAATACAGTGTTTTGGGACCTTCATATTCCAAGAAGAATCAATATGGTTCAGACACTTCATGTTGTTCAGGAATAACCACTAGGCTATCTAAAGTAGAAGAACTAGCTCTAGTGCGTTTCCTCAGATCGTCTCTTGGGTTAATCTTCCTTTTCAGATTTGATAAAGCATCATGCTCAGCAGCTGCAGAAATAACTTCTCCTATAGTGATAGTAGGAGTCTGAGTTGGCACGACAGCTGTTTTGAATCTCCGAAGAGTTAGAGGTACGAATAGGACCACGATTCACCGATTCAGGGATCAGAACATAGGCTTCAACAGTAACATTCTGAGTCATAACTTGTTTGAAGATAATTGGTAACCCATTATT comes from Papaver somniferum cultivar HN1 chromosome 7, ASM357369v1, whole genome shotgun sequence and encodes:
- the LOC113298823 gene encoding aspartic proteinase PCS1-like translates to MPTSSFHHLLMILIVFFHFNLSFSSLNLILPLKTKINSVGSLLTSPSKFSFHHNVTLTVTLTVGTPPQKVSMVIDTGSELSWLHCNKNKKTFVHNSTFLPTHSSSYKSIPCSSTTCTDQTRDFSSPASCDMHKLCHVILSYADASSSEGNLALETFNIENLRIPGMVFGCMDLSFSSSTSEEDSKTTGLLGMNMGSLSFVSQMGFQKFSYCISDNKDSTGVLLLGDGGASKYPLNYTPLIRISSRLPYFDRVAYTVQLEGIRVSNKLLPLPKSVFVPDHTGAGQTMVDSGTQFTFLLGPVYTELRREFLYQTKRVLRVLDEPNFVFQGTMDLCFRVPSSRTKLPPLPTVSMIFRGAEITVSGDKLLYRVMGEVRGNDSVYCMTFGNSDLLGLEAYVIGHHHQQNLWVEFDLDKSRVGFSSFIKCDIIANQILDMGPTD